The Candidatus Paceibacterota bacterium genome contains a region encoding:
- a CDS encoding transposase: MNQKHRKPNRLKEYDYSQGGYYFVTICTKDKTDYFGKIEDGNVFLNEYGNIVHVQWLWLEKQYEYVKLDEFIIMPNHFHGILIIEDGGFESVVTGRDLSLQPKRKTKPLSGLIGAFKTVSSKMIHRNGSLDFAWQRSFYDHIIRNERSLDEIREYIQNNPMRWELDRGNLENLHL, encoded by the coding sequence GTGAATCAAAAACATAGAAAGCCAAACAGACTGAAAGAATATGATTATTCGCAGGGCGGATATTATTTTGTGACCATTTGTACTAAGGATAAAACTGATTATTTTGGAAAGATCGAGGATGGGAATGTGTTTTTGAATGAGTATGGGAATATTGTACATGTTCAATGGTTATGGCTTGAGAAACAATATGAATATGTGAAACTAGATGAATTCATTATTATGCCAAATCATTTTCATGGAATTTTAATAATTGAGGATGGGGGTTTTGAATCGGTAGTGACAGGTCGCGACCTGTCACTACAGCCAAAGCGAAAAACCAAGCCATTATCAGGATTGATCGGAGCATTTAAAACCGTATCGTCAAAAATGATCCATAGAAATGGATCATTAGATTTTGCATGGCAACGTTCGTTTTATGACCATATTATACGTAATGAAAGGTCATTAGATGAGATTCGTGAATATATTCAAAATAATCCCATGAGATGGGAATTGGATAGAGGTAATTTGGAAAATTTGCATTTATGA
- the miaA gene encoding tRNA (adenosine(37)-N6)-dimethylallyltransferase MiaA, producing the protein MSTLKPLIVILGPTASGKSEMALKLAKKYDGEIINADSRQVYKEMVIGTGSPAQIENENIKNKSDNAKVKNRSFQPITLNNIPHHLFHFVSPKKSFSVAEYKRSAIKMIRNIHKKNKLPILVGGTGLYIRAIVDNLNIPKAPPNDKIRIALEKRSTEKLFSMLNKIDPRSASVIGRHNKRKLIRALEVYKITGKPFSSQQIKGDQLFNVLEIGVSINRDKLYKKIDLRVDNMIENGLIDETKHLIKKYSVKLPAMTGIGYKEIGQYLSGELALPEASQRIKFRTHQYARRQMTWFKRDDRIRWIGNFSETKKYIDEFLLNANCKIKKSK; encoded by the coding sequence ATGTCAACACTGAAACCGCTCATCGTCATTCTCGGCCCCACCGCCTCCGGAAAATCGGAGATGGCATTGAAATTGGCAAAGAAGTATGATGGCGAGATAATTAATGCTGATTCAAGGCAAGTATATAAGGAAATGGTGATCGGAACGGGATCGCCAGCACAAATTGAAAATGAAAATATCAAAAATAAAAGTGACAATGCAAAAGTCAAAAATAGATCATTCCAACCAATTACCCTTAATAATATACCTCATCACCTCTTTCACTTTGTCAGTCCAAAGAAAAGCTTTAGCGTTGCGGAATATAAGCGATCTGCCATAAAAATGATCCGCAACATCCACAAAAAAAACAAATTGCCCATTCTCGTCGGAGGAACAGGACTCTATATCAGGGCTATCGTCGATAATCTCAATATTCCAAAAGCTCCGCCAAATGATAAGATCAGGATCGCTCTCGAGAAGCGGTCAACTGAAAAGCTTTTCTCTATGCTGAACAAGATCGATCCAAGATCCGCATCGGTCATCGGTCGACACAACAAAAGAAAACTCATCCGTGCGCTTGAAGTCTATAAAATTACCGGAAAACCCTTTTCTTCACAACAAATCAAAGGCGATCAGCTTTTTAATGTCCTGGAGATCGGTGTCAGTATCAACCGTGATAAACTTTATAAAAAAATCGACCTCAGAGTCGATAATATGATCGAGAATGGGCTTATCGACGAGACAAAACATCTCATAAAAAAATACAGCGTGAAACTTCCCGCCATGACCGGAATCGGATATAAAGAGATCGGCCAATATCTTTCCGGAGAACTTGCACTCCCCGAAGCGTCCCAAAGGATAAAATTCCGCACGCATCAATACGCACGCCGGCAAATGACCTGGTTCAAACGCGATGATAGAATAAGATGGATAGGTAATTTCTCCGAGACAAAAAAGTATATTGATGAATTTCTATTGAACGCAAACTGCAAAATTAAAAAATCAAAATGA
- the gatB gene encoding Asp-tRNA(Asn)/Glu-tRNA(Gln) amidotransferase subunit GatB, translating to MQYEPVIGMEVHIELKTKSKMFCACANKPDEIKPNKNICPVCMGHPGTLPVANKEAIEDVIKTGLALNSTIAKHSKFDRKNYFYPDLPKGYQISQYDLPIAKGGYLELDRKRIDITRIHLEEDTGKLLHSEKGNYSLVDLNRAGAPLMELVTEPVIYSSEEAKEFCKQLQLIVQYLGVSDADMEKGHMRCEVNISLRPEGQKEFGTKAEIKNLNSFKAVERSIEYEIKRQTEVLSDGGKVVQETRGWDADKQETYSQRKKESAHDYRYFPEPDIPPLDLSKEGGVFDVEKIKESIPELPIYKKHRFMDQYSLSDENARIFSEDADLANYFEEIASELRAWIQAKDIDGTVTNKLTKLAANYLLTELQKLLYLNKKQVADCKITAENFAEFITMIYEGKISSSGAQTMLAEMFEGGGDPSNILEKKGLRQVSDEGEIEKIADLAIKNNPKSVADYAKGKENAIKFLIGQVMKESKGKANPKMAEEILRKKLK from the coding sequence ATGCAATACGAGCCAGTGATCGGGATGGAGGTCCATATAGAGCTGAAAACCAAATCGAAGATGTTTTGTGCGTGCGCGAATAAGCCTGATGAAATAAAGCCGAATAAGAACATTTGTCCCGTGTGCATGGGCCATCCGGGAACGCTCCCGGTCGCGAATAAAGAAGCGATCGAGGATGTCATAAAAACGGGGCTGGCGCTCAATTCTACGATCGCAAAACATTCCAAATTCGACAGGAAGAATTATTTCTATCCGGATCTTCCGAAGGGGTATCAGATCAGCCAGTATGATCTGCCGATCGCCAAGGGCGGATATTTGGAGCTCGACAGGAAAAGGATAGATATAACCAGGATACATCTTGAGGAAGACACGGGGAAACTTCTGCATTCCGAGAAGGGGAACTATTCGCTGGTCGATCTCAACAGGGCAGGAGCGCCGCTTATGGAACTTGTCACGGAGCCGGTCATATATTCATCCGAGGAAGCAAAAGAATTTTGCAAACAATTGCAGCTCATTGTTCAATATCTCGGCGTATCGGACGCTGATATGGAAAAAGGGCACATGAGATGCGAAGTGAACATAAGCTTGCGTCCGGAAGGCCAAAAAGAATTCGGAACAAAGGCGGAGATCAAGAACCTGAATTCATTCAAGGCGGTGGAGAGGTCTATTGAATATGAAATAAAGAGGCAGACGGAAGTTTTGTCGGACGGAGGGAAAGTCGTCCAGGAAACGAGAGGCTGGGATGCGGACAAGCAGGAGACATATTCTCAGAGAAAAAAGGAATCAGCGCATGATTACAGATATTTTCCGGAGCCGGATATTCCTCCGCTGGACCTCTCGAAAGAGGGAGGCGTATTTGATGTTGAAAAGATAAAGGAAAGCATTCCCGAACTTCCGATATATAAAAAGCACAGGTTCATGGACCAATATAGTTTGTCGGATGAAAACGCAAGAATATTCTCGGAAGATGCCGATCTTGCAAATTATTTTGAAGAGATCGCATCTGAACTGAGGGCATGGATACAGGCAAAGGACATAGACGGAACGGTGACCAACAAACTGACGAAGCTTGCGGCGAATTATCTTCTCACGGAGCTTCAGAAGCTCTTATACCTGAATAAAAAACAGGTGGCGGACTGCAAGATAACCGCCGAGAACTTTGCGGAGTTCATAACGATGATCTATGAAGGGAAGATATCTTCAAGCGGAGCGCAGACGATGCTGGCGGAAATGTTTGAAGGGGGGGGTGATCCGTCAAATATTCTGGAGAAAAAGGGGCTTCGGCAGGTCAGTGATGAGGGCGAGATCGAGAAGATCGCCGATCTGGCCATAAAGAATAATCCGAAATCCGTTGCGGATTACGCGAAGGGAAAGGAGAATGCCATAAAGTTCCTGATCGGTCAGGTTATGAAAGAAAGCAAGGGAAAGGCTAATCCGAAAATGGCGGAAGAGATATTGAGAAAGAAGCTTAAATAG
- the aspS gene encoding aspartate--tRNA ligase: MTIYRTHTCGELGKESVGKQVTLCGWVNTRRDHGGLIFVDLRDRYGLTQITFDPKISKDSWGLAEKIRNEFVLRVEGKVIARPSDMINTKLKTGEIEIEVLKLEILSESMTPPFEINEEKGHEANELLRLEYRFLDLRRPTLQKMLETKDRFFTHIRKYLHDRGFLEVQTPILANSSPEGARDFLIPSRLYPGKFYALPQAPQQFKQLLMVGGLDKYFQIAPCFRDEDPRMDRAYGEFYQLDLEMSFVEQEDVFDLMEPLFIEMTNNFSGKKMTGLDPSGRFRRITWKESMDKYGTDKPDLRFDLEIMPITDMVKGCGFSVFSKVAENKGVVHALKIDGGAKFSRSEIDELTELAKTKGAKGLAYIIIKPNTKNQESKPYELQSPIVKFLGPELSNKIVEKVGAKTGDIIFFGADEWRTVCASLGIVRNECASKLGLKDKSKAAWCWVVDFPMYSFSDIVEGKIDFDHNPFSMPQGGLKALKEKDPLEIFAYQYDAILNGFEVTSGAIRNHDPEIMYKAFEIAGYSKKDVDERFGAMIKAFQYGTPPHGGCAPGVDRILMVLNDWNSIRDIYAFPKDGRGKDLMMGSPNDATEQQLRELHIKLRKT, translated from the coding sequence ATGACAATCTACAGAACGCACACATGCGGAGAGCTTGGAAAGGAAAGCGTCGGGAAGCAGGTAACTTTGTGCGGGTGGGTCAACACGAGGCGCGACCACGGCGGGCTCATCTTTGTCGATCTTCGCGACAGATACGGCCTTACGCAGATAACTTTTGATCCTAAGATCTCAAAAGATTCCTGGGGTCTTGCCGAAAAAATAAGAAACGAATTTGTTCTTCGCGTTGAAGGAAAGGTGATCGCGAGACCTTCGGATATGATCAATACAAAGCTGAAAACCGGAGAGATAGAAATTGAAGTGCTCAAGCTTGAAATTTTGTCGGAATCAATGACGCCTCCTTTCGAGATCAACGAGGAGAAGGGCCATGAGGCGAATGAATTGCTGAGGCTTGAATACAGATTTCTGGACCTTCGAAGGCCTACGCTGCAGAAAATGCTTGAGACCAAGGACAGATTTTTCACTCATATCAGGAAATATCTTCATGACAGAGGATTTTTGGAAGTTCAGACGCCGATACTTGCAAATTCATCTCCGGAAGGCGCAAGGGATTTTCTGATCCCTTCAAGGCTTTATCCGGGAAAGTTCTATGCGCTACCTCAGGCGCCGCAGCAATTCAAACAGCTTCTGATGGTCGGGGGACTGGATAAATATTTTCAGATCGCGCCGTGCTTCCGGGACGAAGACCCGAGAATGGACAGGGCATACGGAGAATTCTATCAGCTCGATCTTGAAATGAGCTTTGTCGAACAGGAAGATGTATTCGATCTGATGGAGCCGTTATTCATTGAGATGACGAACAATTTCAGCGGCAAGAAAATGACAGGCCTGGACCCCAGCGGACGGTTCAGAAGGATAACATGGAAAGAGTCTATGGATAAATACGGCACGGATAAGCCGGACCTTCGGTTCGATCTTGAGATCATGCCGATCACCGATATGGTGAAGGGGTGTGGTTTTTCCGTTTTTTCGAAAGTTGCCGAGAATAAGGGCGTGGTGCATGCGCTGAAGATCGACGGAGGAGCGAAGTTCTCAAGATCGGAGATAGATGAGCTTACGGAGCTTGCAAAGACAAAAGGTGCAAAAGGCCTTGCATACATAATAATAAAACCAAATACCAAAAACCAAGAATCAAAACCCTATGAACTTCAGTCTCCGATAGTAAAGTTCTTGGGTCCGGAACTTTCGAATAAAATTGTTGAGAAGGTCGGAGCCAAGACCGGCGACATCATATTTTTCGGCGCGGACGAATGGAGGACGGTTTGCGCGTCGCTGGGGATCGTCAGGAATGAATGTGCGTCCAAACTCGGCTTGAAAGACAAGTCGAAAGCCGCATGGTGCTGGGTTGTTGACTTTCCGATGTATTCATTTTCGGACATTGTCGAAGGCAAAATAGATTTCGATCATAATCCTTTTTCCATGCCCCAGGGAGGCTTGAAGGCGCTGAAAGAAAAGGATCCTCTGGAAATATTCGCATATCAATATGATGCGATCCTGAATGGTTTTGAAGTGACGAGCGGGGCTATCAGGAATCATGATCCGGAAATAATGTATAAAGCGTTCGAGATCGCGGGATATTCCAAAAAAGACGTGGATGAAAGATTCGGGGCGATGATAAAGGCTTTCCAATACGGGACGCCTCCGCATGGAGGCTGCGCTCCGGGAGTCGACAGAATACTGATGGTGCTTAATGACTGGAACTCGATCAGGGATATCTATGCATTCCCGAAAGACGGAAGGGGCAAGGACCTGATGATGGGAAGCCCGAATGATGCAACGGAACAGCAGCTTCGCGAACTCCATATAAAGCTCAGAAAAACATAG
- the argS gene encoding arginine--tRNA ligase, producing the protein MLKNDIKKIVNEAISSVYTGLDGLVFVVEYPKKKEFGDYATNAAIVVSKRMGKNPMEIANELALKISEIDKEKKVIERTEVAAPGFVNFHVSEKYLIDNLERILKEKERYGSSNIGKNKVVVIDYSAVNIAKPMHVGHLRSTIIGQAIYNIYKNLGYSVVGDNHTGDWGTQFGKLIYAYKYWGDKKKIKEEPVEEMTRLYVRFHKETEINKDLEEFARKETKKLQNLDHENIKIWNFLTRESLKDYNKIYKILGVKFDYVLGESFYNNMLAGIVKECREKKIAVESQGAIIINLEKFGLPPFIIRKSDGAYLYTTTDLATVKYRKEKFKAEKVVYVVANEQALHFRQLFSSLELLGWNKNVVTEHVKFGMVLGENGKKFSTRKGETVRLEDLIKKAIDAARKAVEEKNPKLSMKQKKKIARVVGVGALKYNDLSQNRLTDITFNWEKMLSLEGNSGPYLQYAYARICSLEDKFNNIYKIDRFNPFDKPDFGLLKEISEKDLIRKLVKYPEIIEDAANEYGPHLIALYLYELVSFYNNFYNSVPILKADRKAAKARIALSRSVAIVIRSGLGLLGIDVLERI; encoded by the coding sequence ATGCTAAAGAACGACATTAAGAAGATAGTAAATGAAGCTATATCAAGTGTATATACAGGCTTGGACGGCCTTGTTTTTGTCGTGGAATATCCGAAGAAAAAAGAATTCGGCGATTATGCGACGAATGCGGCAATTGTTGTTTCAAAGCGCATGGGGAAAAATCCCATGGAGATCGCAAACGAATTGGCGCTGAAGATAAGCGAGATCGACAAGGAGAAGAAGGTTATCGAAAGAACCGAAGTCGCTGCTCCGGGTTTCGTGAATTTCCATGTATCGGAAAAATACCTGATCGATAATCTTGAAAGAATCCTGAAAGAAAAAGAACGATATGGGTCTTCGAATATCGGGAAGAATAAAGTCGTTGTCATAGATTATTCTGCGGTGAATATCGCCAAGCCGATGCATGTGGGACATCTCAGGTCAACTATAATCGGCCAGGCCATATATAATATATATAAGAATCTCGGATATAGCGTCGTGGGAGACAATCATACGGGGGACTGGGGGACTCAATTCGGCAAGCTCATCTATGCCTATAAATATTGGGGCGATAAAAAGAAGATAAAGGAAGAGCCGGTCGAGGAAATGACCAGGCTTTATGTGAGGTTTCATAAGGAAACGGAAATTAACAAGGACCTTGAAGAGTTTGCGCGGAAGGAGACAAAAAAACTTCAGAATCTGGACCACGAGAACATCAAGATATGGAATTTTCTGACGAGGGAAAGCCTGAAGGATTACAATAAGATCTATAAGATCCTGGGTGTAAAATTCGATTATGTCCTGGGTGAGAGTTTCTATAACAACATGCTTGCCGGGATCGTCAAAGAGTGCCGGGAAAAGAAAATAGCCGTGGAAAGCCAGGGAGCTATCATCATAAATCTCGAAAAATTCGGGCTTCCGCCGTTCATCATCAGAAAGAGCGATGGAGCATATCTTTATACAACGACAGATCTTGCAACCGTGAAATACAGAAAAGAAAAATTCAAAGCTGAGAAGGTCGTTTATGTCGTGGCAAATGAGCAGGCTTTGCATTTCAGGCAGCTGTTCTCATCGCTCGAGCTTTTGGGATGGAACAAGAATGTCGTGACTGAGCATGTGAAATTCGGGATGGTGCTCGGCGAGAACGGAAAGAAATTCTCAACCAGGAAAGGGGAGACTGTGAGGCTTGAAGACCTGATAAAGAAGGCCATTGATGCGGCACGCAAGGCTGTGGAAGAGAAGAATCCGAAGCTCAGCATGAAGCAGAAGAAAAAGATCGCAAGAGTCGTAGGGGTCGGAGCATTGAAATATAATGACCTGTCGCAGAACAGGCTTACGGATATAACTTTCAACTGGGAGAAAATGCTGTCGCTTGAGGGAAACAGCGGGCCGTATCTTCAATATGCCTATGCGAGGATCTGTTCGCTGGAAGATAAATTCAACAATATCTACAAGATCGACAGGTTCAATCCGTTTGACAAACCCGATTTCGGCTTGCTGAAGGAGATCTCGGAAAAAGATCTTATACGAAAACTCGTGAAATATCCCGAGATCATTGAAGATGCCGCAAATGAATATGGGCCGCATCTTATCGCGCTTTATCTCTATGAACTTGTTTCTTTCTACAATAATTTTTATAATTCTGTGCCGATACTTAAGGCCGACAGGAAGGCTGCAAAGGCCAGAATAGCTCTTTCCAGGTCAGTTGCGATCGTGATCAGGAGCGGATTGGGCCTTCTTGGAATTGACGTATTGGAAAGGATCTGA
- a CDS encoding slipin family protein yields the protein MIAELLGVLFFWLAIGLIMIVVISIRQINEYERGIRFRFGKFMDTMAPGWRIVWPIIDSYQKVDIRVKVVDVPDQDAITKDNVSVNVNAVLYYQVTDATSAVIKVEYFEYAVSQLAQTTMRDIVGEVSLDELLSNRDAISHRIQEMVDKATDIWGIKIVSVDLKHIELPEDMKRVIAKQAEAEREKRAVIIKAEGEVVAADNMAKAASILASSPGALHLRTLQSINDVSSDQSNTIIFAIPLEVLRAFESAGKYLDNKK from the coding sequence ATGATAGCGGAATTATTGGGAGTGCTGTTTTTCTGGCTCGCGATCGGCCTTATTATGATCGTTGTAATAAGCATAAGACAGATCAATGAATATGAGCGTGGAATAAGATTCAGATTCGGGAAATTCATGGATACGATGGCGCCGGGCTGGAGGATCGTGTGGCCGATCATTGATTCATATCAGAAGGTCGATATCAGGGTTAAGGTCGTTGATGTGCCGGATCAGGATGCGATCACAAAAGACAACGTTTCAGTGAATGTCAATGCCGTTCTATATTATCAGGTTACGGATGCGACATCGGCTGTCATCAAGGTTGAGTATTTCGAATATGCGGTCTCTCAGCTCGCTCAAACGACCATGAGGGATATCGTCGGCGAGGTGTCTCTTGATGAGCTTCTGTCCAACAGAGACGCCATTTCGCACAGGATCCAGGAAATGGTGGATAAGGCGACGGATATTTGGGGGATTAAGATCGTTTCGGTCGACCTGAAACATATTGAACTTCCGGAAGACATGAAAAGGGTCATTGCAAAACAGGCGGAGGCTGAAAGGGAAAAGAGGGCGGTTATCATCAAGGCTGAAGGAGAGGTTGTGGCTGCAGACAATATGGCCAAAGCAGCAAGCATTCTTGCCAGTTCACCCGGAGCATTGCATCTCAGGACTTTGCAATCGATCAACGATGTAAGTTCGGACCAGTCGAATACTATTATATTTGCGATACCTCTTGAAGTATTGAGAGCTTTTGAAAGCGCAGGCAAGTATTTGGACAATAAGAAGTAG
- a CDS encoding thrombospondin type 3 repeat-containing protein has translation MENKNKNSANANPVPGAFVVPKLDPKNEIVSGPEEKLISESNKDGISMNAVAGGSIGSRINQRNNVPRQEGVSGKAIPVTEKSKTEFKENETPYGSFDRTAAYGKSDLKKKNKLPIILIIAVLFMVSAIAAAVFFFKPENVLVKREGPQDIIQSSINAMRGLKTYTSNGNVNLVYDTVTEQTGSYKYDLNVGLSGKTDASDIENAKSEANMKIKLEMTGEAGGEDYSLELEGRSFGAKEAYYRINALDLGIMGMILGPQVNTYKGKWYLLDMEELKKMPGYNEEEGLAYENYNIGKLMDIVNKYEIFKFKEDLGDQKINDADVYHYKTGLDGMAVMYMYMDMLKEMASNYKGANLEEMQSSLEKMKKDVEGNYKDLINEGFQNIESEIWIGKTDRLIYRITMKGNFNEQYIKKFTDATFGSARAKAEDAKTKSEVAQVRTGLEIYFDDNNSSYENYKLPVYSDLKPENVRSSQDAYVIWSDLSGVEDKWCSDSTGRSGYSLEEIAGYECPEFLTNSPIGADKKPEPGTEEPGDSDVKMNVGFNADISYSEFNQPVNIEKPEGAANFFKELNGGSFFGEGGSAGLDSDKDGLDNYMESYYKTDPNDPDTDRDGYSDGDEVQNGYDPAKPGSAKL, from the coding sequence ATGGAAAACAAAAATAAGAACAGTGCAAATGCAAATCCGGTTCCGGGCGCGTTTGTTGTCCCGAAACTTGATCCAAAGAACGAGATCGTGAGCGGTCCCGAGGAGAAACTGATATCAGAATCGAATAAAGATGGAATAAGCATGAACGCGGTTGCCGGCGGAAGCATCGGATCGAGAATAAATCAAAGAAATAACGTTCCAAGGCAAGAAGGAGTTTCGGGCAAGGCGATACCCGTTACGGAAAAGTCCAAAACCGAATTCAAAGAAAATGAAACACCCTATGGTTCTTTTGACCGGACTGCCGCATATGGCAAAAGTGATCTGAAAAAGAAGAATAAATTGCCGATAATATTGATCATTGCGGTTTTGTTTATGGTTTCTGCGATCGCTGCGGCTGTATTCTTTTTCAAACCGGAAAATGTCCTGGTCAAAAGGGAGGGTCCTCAGGATATAATCCAATCTTCCATAAATGCAATGAGAGGGCTGAAGACATATACTTCAAACGGAAATGTTAATCTTGTATATGACACGGTCACGGAACAGACAGGAAGCTATAAATACGATCTGAATGTCGGTCTAAGCGGCAAAACCGATGCAAGTGATATTGAAAATGCCAAGAGCGAGGCGAACATGAAGATCAAATTGGAAATGACGGGAGAGGCCGGTGGTGAGGATTATTCATTGGAGCTAGAAGGCAGATCTTTTGGAGCGAAAGAAGCATACTACAGGATCAATGCTCTGGATCTCGGAATAATGGGAATGATCCTTGGACCGCAAGTCAATACATATAAAGGGAAGTGGTATCTTTTGGATATGGAGGAGCTGAAAAAGATGCCCGGATATAACGAAGAGGAGGGTTTGGCATATGAAAACTACAATATAGGCAAGCTGATGGATATAGTGAATAAGTACGAAATTTTCAAATTCAAAGAGGATCTGGGCGATCAGAAGATCAATGATGCCGATGTATATCATTACAAGACAGGTTTGGATGGAATGGCTGTAATGTATATGTATATGGATATGCTGAAAGAAATGGCGTCGAACTATAAAGGTGCGAACTTGGAAGAGATGCAATCAAGCCTGGAAAAAATGAAAAAAGATGTCGAAGGAAATTATAAAGACCTGATAAATGAAGGATTCCAGAATATCGAATCCGAGATCTGGATCGGCAAAACAGACAGGCTGATCTATAGGATAACCATGAAAGGCAATTTCAATGAACAATATATCAAAAAATTCACGGATGCTACGTTCGGTTCCGCAAGAGCTAAGGCCGAGGATGCGAAAACGAAATCGGAAGTTGCACAAGTGAGAACTGGTCTTGAAATATATTTCGACGATAACAATAGCAGTTATGAGAATTATAAGCTTCCCGTATATTCAGATCTCAAACCGGAGAATGTGAGGTCAAGCCAGGATGCTTATGTGATATGGTCGGATCTTTCCGGCGTGGAAGATAAATGGTGTTCTGACTCAACCGGGAGATCCGGATATTCCCTGGAAGAAATTGCCGGATATGAGTGTCCTGAATTCTTGACCAATTCTCCTATTGGCGCAGACAAGAAGCCTGAACCGGGCACTGAAGAACCGGGTGATTCGGATGTCAAAATGAATGTAGGCTTCAATGCCGATATCTCGTATAGCGAATTCAATCAGCCGGTCAATATTGAAAAACCGGAAGGAGCGGCTAATTTTTTCAAAGAACTGAATGGCGGGTCGTTCTTCGGCGAGGGCGGCAGCGCAGGCCTCGATTCGGACAAGGATGGCCTTGATAACTATATGGAGAGTTACTATAAAACAGATCCCAATGATCCGGATACGGATAGGGATGGATACAGCGATGGGGATGAGGTTCAGAATGGATATGATCCGGCAAAACCGGGAAGCGCAAAACTTTAG
- the dnaJ gene encoding molecular chaperone DnaJ yields the protein MANKDYYDALGVSKNATDDEIKKAYRRLALKHHPDKEGGNEAKFKEINEAYQVLSDKQKRSQYDQFGSTFDQAGAGQGAGFGGFDFSGFSNAFRGGQGGIKFEFGDEGGGFGDIFGDLFGQKGQGTREQKRGNDVSVDLDIDLEDAATGIEREISIFISSLCKKCKGTGAEEGSEVKTCKRCSGQGYVKKEKRTVFGYFSQMEACEDCGGEGTRTEKPCKKCGGDGRVKDTKTIKVKIPAGIASGQTIRLSGQGEAGPRPGNGKSIYGDLYITVHVKPSEKFERKGDNIFYRLVINYSQAVLGSQVEIPTLYGKLKLKIPAGIQSGKIVKLSEKGIVHLEGRGKGDMFVTVQVNTPDRLSKKQKQLIEELGREGL from the coding sequence ATGGCAAATAAGGATTATTATGATGCTCTCGGCGTTTCAAAGAACGCGACGGACGATGAGATAAAAAAGGCATATAGAAGGCTCGCGCTGAAGCATCATCCCGACAAAGAAGGTGGAAATGAGGCGAAATTCAAAGAGATAAATGAAGCATATCAGGTGCTTTCGGATAAGCAAAAAAGATCTCAATATGATCAGTTCGGTTCGACATTCGATCAGGCCGGAGCGGGCCAGGGCGCAGGCTTTGGAGGGTTTGATTTTTCGGGTTTTTCGAATGCGTTTCGCGGCGGCCAGGGCGGGATCAAATTCGAATTCGGCGATGAGGGAGGGGGTTTCGGCGATATTTTTGGCGACCTGTTCGGGCAGAAAGGTCAGGGAACGAGAGAACAGAAGAGAGGAAATGATGTTTCTGTGGATCTGGATATCGACCTTGAAGATGCGGCCACCGGAATCGAGAGGGAGATCAGTATATTCATATCTTCACTATGCAAAAAATGCAAAGGAACGGGCGCTGAAGAAGGAAGCGAGGTCAAGACATGCAAGAGGTGTTCCGGCCAGGGATATGTGAAAAAAGAAAAACGGACAGTGTTCGGATATTTTTCGCAGATGGAGGCATGCGAGGACTGCGGCGGAGAGGGGACCAGGACGGAAAAGCCATGCAAAAAATGCGGCGGAGACGGAAGAGTGAAAGACACCAAAACGATCAAGGTGAAGATACCGGCAGGGATCGCAAGCGGCCAGACGATCAGGCTTTCGGGACAGGGGGAGGCGGGTCCGCGGCCGGGAAACGGAAAGTCAATTTATGGAGATCTTTATATAACGGTCCATGTGAAGCCCAGTGAAAAATTTGAAAGAAAAGGAGATAATATTTTTTATAGGCTGGTCATCAATTATTCACAGGCAGTTCTGGGATCTCAGGTGGAAATACCGACTTTATACGGGAAACTGAAGCTGAAGATTCCGGCGGGCATCCAGTCCGGAAAGATAGTCAAGCTCTCCGAGAAGGGAATAGTCCATCTTGAGGGCAGGGGAAAGGGCGACATGTTCGTTACGGTGCAGGTCAATACGCCGGATCGGCTTTCAAAGAAACAAAAGCAGCTTATTGAAGAACTTGGAAGAGAGGGTTTGTGA